The stretch of DNA GCTGAATTAAATCAGCGTAAGGTCTGACCAAAAACGCTCTAATATGAtgctttttcctctttgtgcATGTAGTATTTGCCTTGAAAACTCAACCAAAAGCTTGACTTCATTCAATTTAACTTcataattttgtcttttctaTGCGAGTCTAGCAGTTTGACTTGCATATCTAGCAGCATAAGACCTCAAGTTAATTTtagaaggaaaacaaaaccattGGATGACTTTTCTTTACAATTTGTAATAAACAAAGAGGAAGGCATCATATTGGAATTAATGTTTAATCAGCTACTTTTTACCCTTTAGAATTAAAAATGCAAGCAGTGTGGTGCATGCAAATGATCCACAGCTACATTTTGAGGCCACTGAAGCAACCATCAAATTAGCTGCAATGATTTAGATTGCAGTTATCTCCACATTATCTCCtcccattcattcattcccaTTCTCCTATGgttgaaaatgctgaaaaatataattttctgtGATGCATGATAGTAAACTATGAACCAAGTACATTTAATTGTCAGAGGTGCAATGGCAGTGAAGATTCACCACAGATTTTTTTGTcgtacacaaacaaaaaggatGATTCTACAACCTACTGTATATGCTACAGTATTTACTGCCATACTCCTCATAGGCATCTCTGATCAGAGGTCGATGACAGTTAATTCAAGCAGTGAGAGCTGACATTACCTGACAATGTTGCCATCCAATGAGAATAACAGCATATAGCCTTTTAGCGGTTTTGTCATTAGGCTGGAGTAAATCAAATCACTGGCCACAATAAGACAAAACTCATCCTGCTCAAATGTGCATCCCAAACCGAGGGTGGCGTACCAAACAGGACAATCTTTTGAGAGTTACCGTTCCACCCCTAAATTTTGTCCACAGTACTTTACAGCTGTTCTTTCtccatataaaatatataagcCTTATTGTTTTATGGGTGTTTGCAACCTATACAACGTGAGTTTTTTTCGGTAAATATCTGTCTCAAGAAGTATTTATTGTCCATACACATTTAAGTTTACAGTTGGTCTAAACCTATATAAATAATAGTCATTGGTTGGAGGTGAAGGTTTGGTTGGTTGGGTTTCTCTTCTAGCCCATGTTAGAGCGAAGGAAAATTAGTTTGTTCATCTCCTCAGCGGTTACCTGCTGCCTCCTCTTCATAGCTAGGCTTTGCTCGCACACAGTTATGCATTCACTGCGTATGCCCACAGCAGGCACAGCAAGTAGCCACAGTGCCAGGCGAGCGAGCCTGGGGAACTTCTCACCCACAGCTGAGCTCCAGTACTGGAAAAGATCAGGTGTGCCTTGGAGAACAGGCTCAGCCAGGTATTGAAAAATCTCTTGTCTAACTTGGCTTTGACTCTCATCATTACCAGACACTGAGCAAGATGATGACGTCCCCATTGAACTGCCACCATTGTTTCCACCTCCCTCTATGCGGCTTATTTTAGGGGTTGGCGGGCCATCGGTGTCACGCTCTTCGCCACCTGATCCTCCACCACCTGTCATACCTCCATCCCTGGATTCAGCAGCCATTTCGCATGCACGGGAGATTATGTCCTCATGTTGGTAGGCTGGGACTGAGCGCAACTTGAGCTGTGGGTCCAGTACCATGGCTACCTGGTGGGCTCGTTCGACctagagacagagaaacatttCAGTGACTGTCAATCCTTTGTAAGAGCAATTACTCAtacacattcatcacatacCAACTAGAGTTGGGTATCAAACCATTTTTAGCATCAATTGTACCGACTGTCTAGTACTTAAAACTCGCATCAAATGTCAGGTCAGATTTGTAATCTGGTTTATTCATTCTCAAACAGTTCCTAATCTTTTTCAGTTCTTCTACAACGACTTTTGTTTCAACAAGATTTCATGTTTGACCATCAGTTAAATGTAAACAATACCCAGCCCTACCCCTTACAGAATCTCAGTAACTTAAAGTGAATCTTTTCACTTTCACAGCAAATGGGTCATTTATGAAACTTAATGTTAGGAATACCAGTTCAATACCTTGAAGTTTTCCTTGAGTGCTTCTAGGAAGTAGTGGCAGAGTTTGCTGGCAGTGCCGGTTCCAGCCTCTCCAGCTTTGGATGTGAAAAACTTCTCCAAGCGTAGGTAGACAGGCAGCACTTGTTGTAAAGTTGGTCTCCTCTGGCTGCTGAGCTCCAGAGCTGCCAAACGCAGAGGTGCCAGCAGACAAGCCAGTGTGCCTAGCAGATGCTTGTTGAGACCCTGGAGGAGTGGAGCCGTCGACTTACTGCGACCATAAGCCTCACAGATCTGCTCAAAGTGGGCATGGACCTGCAGCAGAGCTTCAGCCATACGATCCCAGCAAGGAGGGGTGGGGCATTGTGCAGGGCTGCCCTGTGTACCTTCCTCAGTTGTGCTTGTGGATGTGTTGGTGCACTGTTCCTCACGAAACGCCAGGGTGGTGGAGGAGGCAATATCTCGGCATGTTGAGAGAAGCTCAGCCAACTCATGGAGCCCTCGAGCCTGGAGGCTGCGCTTTCCAAGAACTGCCTGGACAACTGCACCAAGTGAACATCCTGCGCATCGCAAACATATTCTCCCCCGGCCACCACTGCCCAGTGGTGATCCCCCAAATCCTGCTGCCCACACCCTGGGCTCTGAGACATACACAGTGCGAATGTCTGACATCACAAACTCAGACAGAACATTCTGCACCCAGTGGTGAACCTGCTCAGGCCCTTCCCTCAGCTCAACCTCCCTCACACCGAGAACATAGCGCTTCAGTCTTGACCCCTCCACCTGGTAGGCTGTTAGAACATAGCAAGCATCTGGGCCTGATGTCTGGGAGTGGCAGGTGACAGCGATGCCGAGAGAAGCATTAGAGCCTAGAGCGCATGTGACTTTAACTTTGACTTGGTTGTACATGCGGGGTAGTTGGCGCAGTGCCAAGGCACTCATGTTGCCAAGGGCATCACGGGTAGAGTAGGCACCATGACGAGCCCCCGTATCCACTAGGGTTTGTGCCAACTTAAGGAAGTCCTTGCTGTTGAGCACGTTTAGCATGCTCAGATCTGAACACATTACCCGTAAAAGCCGCTCAGCCACCTGCTGTCGCTCCTTCTCAGGTAGTCCATTATTCTCTGTCAGCACAGACAGCAGATGGATGGATAAACAAggcaaaaataagaaatataattagtgttcatgttttttttatttgatatattagcagaaaacatttcttcaaagggaaaaataaatacagactcATACAGAatgataaacataaacataaatacagatatacatgGAAATAAACACAACCTTATTTTACAGCACATATTAAAATTGAAACTTAGGGAAAATATGAGGGTTAGGGTATGCGTCTTAACCACCAGTCCACCTGTAGCCCaaaatgtttccatttaaaCAATTTTCTAACACAATACAGTCTTGAAAGAGTCAAGGGGTGCACAAACCTTTTTTATAGCTCCATACAGACagtatctctgtctgtctgagtgaaagagagagaaataaagctGATAGCAGTACTTACGGCTGAGAGTGTGGTTTCTCTGGGAGATACTTTGAGGCTGGATTTGTAGTTTAACTGAGGGATGGGCCTGGGCCTGGGCCTGGGCCTGGGCCTGAGCCTGAGCCTGAGCCTGAGCCTGAGCCTGAGCCTGGGTCTGAGCCTGAGAACCTCTCCACATCTGCTCCTGAGGACCCGAGGCTGAGGAGGTTTTTGGAGAGTCCCCTTTGGTGTGGTTCTCATTGTCGGCTGATGGGATACAGAGATGAAACATAAGGCAGAGGCGACGATATTGAACGGTTTTAAATCGAGAAAGTGTATGTTTGTGGAGGAAAATGTGAAGAATAAAATCATGACTCTAAATTAAACCAACAAAACAACTGTCAGCAAAAGAAAGGACAAAAATACATAACTTAGGCTCCCTATGTCTGTCAAAATCAGGTGTGTGcatatttataattaaaaaaaatatatcaactGAATCGTTTCCCAAGTCAATTCTCACATAAGATCAGCCACAAATCTTGCATGGTGTGTCATCAAATGAAAGCAGACTCATAGCAATAATTCCAAAAGCAAGAACCTTACAGCAATGCCAAACAGCAATAATTCATCGTAATTTATCTACtagtgtaaatatatttttgttttcattggtgAAGTCAGGATAACAGTGTTTTAAGACTGTCCAAATGATAACTGTATAATTCAAACTGCATGCAAAGATAGCCAACATGAATCATACACAAGAGGGTAAACAAACTACCCTGACGtcatttatcaa from Thunnus albacares chromosome 18, fThuAlb1.1, whole genome shotgun sequence encodes:
- the znf618 gene encoding zinc finger protein 618 isoform X4, producing MSAKEAPNPGMEQADGGSAATDGPSPTLASTTKSTSPPPVTVKKEPGTSETSNGKVGDPNPAEICVVIGGNDGGASRGGSRRAQTEGMFALGTPPPTKSTDSCIGSYVCGVCGKKYKYYNCFQTHVRAHRESETMVGDGLPQTPNNSFRYSCDICGKKYKYYSCFQEHRDLHAVDDPYEQVVLPVDGLKEEEPVEPYQKIGPREKALAHLLRDRGFNRRQRVSLQTQLAVFAETGSYVCEFCGKQYKYFNPYQEHVALHTPMGSFDIKASRVQECGSMDMSKFGHSQTGKIKSSPFRRKLESAIQSSLVDTNSSQNSSGTPSPLVASSFSTTQTDNENHTKGDSPKTSSASGPQEQMWRGSQAQTQAQAQAQAQAQAQAQAQAQAQAHPSVKLQIQPQSISQRNHTLSQNNGLPEKERQQVAERLLRVMCSDLSMLNVLNSKDFLKLAQTLVDTGARHGAYSTRDALGNMSALALRQLPRMYNQVKVKVTCALGSNASLGIAVTCHSQTSGPDACYVLTAYQVEGSRLKRYVLGVREVELREGPEQVHHWVQNVLSEFVMSDIRTVYVSEPRVWAAGFGGSPLGSGGRGRICLRCAGCSLGAVVQAVLGKRSLQARGLHELAELLSTCRDIASSTTLAFREEQCTNTSTSTTEEGTQGSPAQCPTPPCWDRMAEALLQVHAHFEQICEAYGRSKSTAPLLQGLNKHLLGTLACLLAPLRLAALELSSQRRPTLQQVLPVYLRLEKFFTSKAGEAGTGTASKLCHYFLEALKENFKVERAHQVAMVLDPQLKLRSVPAYQHEDIISRACEMAAESRDGGMTGGGGSGGEERDTDGPPTPKISRIEGGGNNGGSSMGTSSSCSVSGNDESQSQVRQEIFQYLAEPVLQGTPDLFQYWSSAVGEKFPRLARLALWLLAVPAVGIRSECITVCEQSLAMKRRQQVTAEEMNKLIFLRSNMG
- the znf618 gene encoding zinc finger protein 618 isoform X2 is translated as MSAKEAPNPGMEQADGGSAATDGPSPTLASTTKSTSPPPVTVKKEPGTSETSNGKVGDPNPAEICVVIGGNDGGASRGGSRRAQTEGMFALGTPPPTKSTDSCIGSYVCGVCGKKYKYYNCFQTHVRAHRESETMVGDGLPQTPNNSFRYSCDICGKKYKYYSCFQEHRDLHAVDDPYEQVVLPVDGLKEEEPVEPYQKIGPREKALAHLLRDRGFNRRQRVSLQTQLAVFAETGSYVCEFCGKQYKYFNPYQEHVALHTPMGSFDIKASRVQECGSMDMSKFGHSQTGSPFRRKLESAIQSSLVDTNSSQNSSGTPSPLVASSFSTTQKPYTCGACGIQFQFYNNLLEHMQSHAADNENHTKGDSPKTSSASGPQEQMWRGSQAQTQAQAQAQAQAQAQAQAQAQAQAHPSVKLQIQPQSISQRNHTLSQNNGLPEKERQQVAERLLRVMCSDLSMLNVLNSKDFLKLAQTLVDTGARHGAYSTRDALGNMSALALRQLPRMYNQVKVKVTCALGSNASLGIAVTCHSQTSGPDACYVLTAYQVEGSRLKRYVLGVREVELREGPEQVHHWVQNVLSEFVMSDIRTVYVSEPRVWAAGFGGSPLGSGGRGRICLRCAGCSLGAVVQAVLGKRSLQARGLHELAELLSTCRDIASSTTLAFREEQCTNTSTSTTEEGTQGSPAQCPTPPCWDRMAEALLQVHAHFEQICEAYGRSKSTAPLLQGLNKHLLGTLACLLAPLRLAALELSSQRRPTLQQVLPVYLRLEKFFTSKAGEAGTGTASKLCHYFLEALKENFKVERAHQVAMVLDPQLKLRSVPAYQHEDIISRACEMAAESRDGGMTGGGGSGGEERDTDGPPTPKISRIEGGGNNGGSSMGTSSSCSVSGNDESQSQVRQEIFQYLAEPVLQGTPDLFQYWSSAVGEKFPRLARLALWLLAVPAVGIRSECITVCEQSLAMKRRQQVTAEEMNKLIFLRSNMG
- the znf618 gene encoding zinc finger protein 618 isoform X3, translated to MSAKEAPNPGMEQADGGSAATDGPSPTLASTTKSTSPPPVTVKKEPGTSETSNGKVGDPNPAEICVVIGGNDGGASRGGSRRAQTEGSYVCGVCGKKYKYYNCFQTHVRAHRESETMVGDGLPQTPNNSFRYSCDICGKKYKYYSCFQEHRDLHAVDDPYEQVVLPVDGLKEEEPVEPYQKIGPREKALAHLLRDRGFNRRQRVSLQTQLAVFAETGSYVCEFCGKQYKYFNPYQEHVALHTPMGSFDIKASRVQECGSMDMSKFGHSQTGKIKSSPFRRKLESAIQSSLVDTNSSQNSSGTPSPLVASSFSTTQKPYTCGACGIQFQFYNNLLEHMQSHAADNENHTKGDSPKTSSASGPQEQMWRGSQAQTQAQAQAQAQAQAQAQAQAQAQAHPSVKLQIQPQSISQRNHTLSQNNGLPEKERQQVAERLLRVMCSDLSMLNVLNSKDFLKLAQTLVDTGARHGAYSTRDALGNMSALALRQLPRMYNQVKVKVTCALGSNASLGIAVTCHSQTSGPDACYVLTAYQVEGSRLKRYVLGVREVELREGPEQVHHWVQNVLSEFVMSDIRTVYVSEPRVWAAGFGGSPLGSGGRGRICLRCAGCSLGAVVQAVLGKRSLQARGLHELAELLSTCRDIASSTTLAFREEQCTNTSTSTTEEGTQGSPAQCPTPPCWDRMAEALLQVHAHFEQICEAYGRSKSTAPLLQGLNKHLLGTLACLLAPLRLAALELSSQRRPTLQQVLPVYLRLEKFFTSKAGEAGTGTASKLCHYFLEALKENFKVERAHQVAMVLDPQLKLRSVPAYQHEDIISRACEMAAESRDGGMTGGGGSGGEERDTDGPPTPKISRIEGGGNNGGSSMGTSSSCSVSGNDESQSQVRQEIFQYLAEPVLQGTPDLFQYWSSAVGEKFPRLARLALWLLAVPAVGIRSECITVCEQSLAMKRRQQVTAEEMNKLIFLRSNMG
- the znf618 gene encoding zinc finger protein 618 isoform X1 → MSAKEAPNPGMEQADGGSAATDGPSPTLASTTKSTSPPPVTVKKEPGTSETSNGKVGDPNPAEICVVIGGNDGGASRGGSRRAQTEGMFALGTPPPTKSTDSCIGSYVCGVCGKKYKYYNCFQTHVRAHRESETMVGDGLPQTPNNSFRYSCDICGKKYKYYSCFQEHRDLHAVDDPYEQVVLPVDGLKEEEPVEPYQKIGPREKALAHLLRDRGFNRRQRVSLQTQLAVFAETGSYVCEFCGKQYKYFNPYQEHVALHTPMGSFDIKASRVQECGSMDMSKFGHSQTGKIKSSPFRRKLESAIQSSLVDTNSSQNSSGTPSPLVASSFSTTQKPYTCGACGIQFQFYNNLLEHMQSHAADNENHTKGDSPKTSSASGPQEQMWRGSQAQTQAQAQAQAQAQAQAQAQAQAQAHPSVKLQIQPQSISQRNHTLSQNNGLPEKERQQVAERLLRVMCSDLSMLNVLNSKDFLKLAQTLVDTGARHGAYSTRDALGNMSALALRQLPRMYNQVKVKVTCALGSNASLGIAVTCHSQTSGPDACYVLTAYQVEGSRLKRYVLGVREVELREGPEQVHHWVQNVLSEFVMSDIRTVYVSEPRVWAAGFGGSPLGSGGRGRICLRCAGCSLGAVVQAVLGKRSLQARGLHELAELLSTCRDIASSTTLAFREEQCTNTSTSTTEEGTQGSPAQCPTPPCWDRMAEALLQVHAHFEQICEAYGRSKSTAPLLQGLNKHLLGTLACLLAPLRLAALELSSQRRPTLQQVLPVYLRLEKFFTSKAGEAGTGTASKLCHYFLEALKENFKVERAHQVAMVLDPQLKLRSVPAYQHEDIISRACEMAAESRDGGMTGGGGSGGEERDTDGPPTPKISRIEGGGNNGGSSMGTSSSCSVSGNDESQSQVRQEIFQYLAEPVLQGTPDLFQYWSSAVGEKFPRLARLALWLLAVPAVGIRSECITVCEQSLAMKRRQQVTAEEMNKLIFLRSNMG
- the znf618 gene encoding zinc finger protein 618 isoform X6, which translates into the protein MSAKEAPNPGMEQADGGSAATDGPSPTLASTTKSTSPPPVTVKKEPGTSETSNGKVGDPNPAEICVVIGGNDGGASRGGSRRAQTEGSYVCGVCGKKYKYYNCFQTHVRAHRESETMVGDGLPQTPNNSFRYSCDICGKKYKYYSCFQEHRDLHAVDDPYEQVVLPVDGLKEEEPVEPYQKIGPKTGSYVCEFCGKQYKYFNPYQEHVALHTPMGSFDIKASRVQECGSMDMSKFGHSQTGKIKSSPFRRKLESAIQSSLVDTNSSQNSSGTPSPLVASSFSTTQKPYTCGACGIQFQFYNNLLEHMQSHAADNENHTKGDSPKTSSASGPQEQMWRGSQAQTQAQAQAQAQAQAQAQAQAQAQAHPSVKLQIQPQSISQRNHTLSQNNGLPEKERQQVAERLLRVMCSDLSMLNVLNSKDFLKLAQTLVDTGARHGAYSTRDALGNMSALALRQLPRMYNQVKVKVTCALGSNASLGIAVTCHSQTSGPDACYVLTAYQVEGSRLKRYVLGVREVELREGPEQVHHWVQNVLSEFVMSDIRTVYVSEPRVWAAGFGGSPLGSGGRGRICLRCAGCSLGAVVQAVLGKRSLQARGLHELAELLSTCRDIASSTTLAFREEQCTNTSTSTTEEGTQGSPAQCPTPPCWDRMAEALLQVHAHFEQICEAYGRSKSTAPLLQGLNKHLLGTLACLLAPLRLAALELSSQRRPTLQQVLPVYLRLEKFFTSKAGEAGTGTASKLCHYFLEALKENFKVERAHQVAMVLDPQLKLRSVPAYQHEDIISRACEMAAESRDGGMTGGGGSGGEERDTDGPPTPKISRIEGGGNNGGSSMGTSSSCSVSGNDESQSQVRQEIFQYLAEPVLQGTPDLFQYWSSAVGEKFPRLARLALWLLAVPAVGIRSECITVCEQSLAMKRRQQVTAEEMNKLIFLRSNMG
- the znf618 gene encoding zinc finger protein 618 isoform X5; amino-acid sequence: MSAKEAPNPGMEQADGGSAATDGPSPTLASTTKSTSPPPVTVKKEPGTSETSNGKVGDPNPAEICVVIGGNDGGASRGGSRRAQTEGMFALGTPPPTKSTDSCIGSYVCGVCGKKYKYYNCFQTHVRAHRESETMVGDGLPQTPNNSFRYSCDICGKKYKYYSCFQEHRDLHAVDDPYEQVVLPVDGLKEEEPVEPYQKIGPKTGSYVCEFCGKQYKYFNPYQEHVALHTPMGSFDIKASRVQECGSMDMSKFGHSQTGKIKSSPFRRKLESAIQSSLVDTNSSQNSSGTPSPLVASSFSTTQKPYTCGACGIQFQFYNNLLEHMQSHAADNENHTKGDSPKTSSASGPQEQMWRGSQAQTQAQAQAQAQAQAQAQAQAQAQAHPSVKLQIQPQSISQRNHTLSQNNGLPEKERQQVAERLLRVMCSDLSMLNVLNSKDFLKLAQTLVDTGARHGAYSTRDALGNMSALALRQLPRMYNQVKVKVTCALGSNASLGIAVTCHSQTSGPDACYVLTAYQVEGSRLKRYVLGVREVELREGPEQVHHWVQNVLSEFVMSDIRTVYVSEPRVWAAGFGGSPLGSGGRGRICLRCAGCSLGAVVQAVLGKRSLQARGLHELAELLSTCRDIASSTTLAFREEQCTNTSTSTTEEGTQGSPAQCPTPPCWDRMAEALLQVHAHFEQICEAYGRSKSTAPLLQGLNKHLLGTLACLLAPLRLAALELSSQRRPTLQQVLPVYLRLEKFFTSKAGEAGTGTASKLCHYFLEALKENFKVERAHQVAMVLDPQLKLRSVPAYQHEDIISRACEMAAESRDGGMTGGGGSGGEERDTDGPPTPKISRIEGGGNNGGSSMGTSSSCSVSGNDESQSQVRQEIFQYLAEPVLQGTPDLFQYWSSAVGEKFPRLARLALWLLAVPAVGIRSECITVCEQSLAMKRRQQVTAEEMNKLIFLRSNMG